The proteins below come from a single Geobacillus thermoleovorans genomic window:
- a CDS encoding dihydrolipoamide acetyltransferase family protein, which produces MVVEVTLPKLSDSHDESFITFWHVSEGDAVEKGATLVEVQTEKAVSEIHAPESGTVKEIKKKRGDTAKVGEVLAVIAVETFAPDGGDPQTEIKITPRVKKLAKELGVDWSTVTPTGANGKITEEDIRRAASAGKQRTPQKTFVAAPSVRKFAREQNVSLEEITPSGKNGRILKSDIEAALSVRQQKATDEAAASVEIVKKQESREKVRRVPLTGIRKAIAQAMVRSMRTIPQVTHFGEADATRLFQHRRRIKPLAEQQGVKLTYLAYVVKALAAVLKKYPMLNASLDEEREEIVIHEFIHIGFAVDTDRGLLVPVIRDADQKSLFQIAKEIEELTAKARAGTIQAVEMSGGTCTVSNIGSANGSWFTPIIHYPQSCLLGIGKVEKKPVVVDDSIEIASVMPLSLTYDHRLIDGMMAQHALNECQTYLSEPDWLLVM; this is translated from the coding sequence ATGGTTGTCGAAGTGACATTGCCCAAACTATCCGATTCCCACGATGAAAGTTTCATTACGTTTTGGCACGTTTCCGAAGGAGATGCGGTGGAAAAAGGAGCCACGCTGGTGGAAGTGCAAACAGAAAAGGCCGTTTCAGAAATTCACGCTCCCGAGTCAGGAACAGTAAAAGAGATCAAAAAGAAACGAGGGGATACGGCCAAGGTCGGCGAAGTACTGGCCGTCATTGCCGTCGAAACGTTTGCTCCGGACGGCGGAGATCCGCAGACAGAGATCAAGATCACCCCACGCGTAAAAAAACTGGCCAAGGAGCTTGGCGTCGATTGGAGTACGGTCACACCGACGGGGGCGAACGGCAAAATCACGGAAGAGGATATTCGTCGTGCGGCGAGCGCGGGAAAACAAAGGACTCCTCAAAAAACATTCGTGGCTGCCCCGTCAGTGCGAAAGTTTGCCCGCGAGCAGAACGTGTCTTTAGAGGAAATCACTCCAAGCGGAAAGAACGGAAGAATATTGAAAAGCGATATTGAAGCAGCACTGTCGGTTCGGCAGCAAAAAGCAACCGATGAGGCTGCTGCTAGTGTTGAGATTGTCAAGAAGCAGGAAAGCCGGGAAAAAGTGCGCCGAGTGCCGCTGACAGGCATCCGCAAGGCTATCGCCCAAGCGATGGTGCGGTCAATGCGGACCATTCCGCAAGTCACCCATTTTGGCGAGGCCGATGCGACCCGTCTTTTTCAACATCGCCGACGGATCAAACCGCTAGCTGAGCAACAAGGGGTGAAACTGACCTATTTAGCCTATGTGGTAAAAGCACTGGCGGCGGTGTTGAAAAAGTATCCAATGCTCAACGCTTCGCTTGATGAGGAACGAGAAGAAATCGTCATTCACGAATTCATTCACATTGGGTTTGCGGTTGACACTGACCGTGGATTGCTCGTCCCGGTGATTCGTGATGCGGATCAAAAATCGTTGTTCCAAATTGCGAAAGAAATTGAAGAATTGACGGCGAAGGCGAGAGCGGGAACGATTCAAGCGGTGGAGATGAGCGGAGGGACATGCACGGTTTCGAACATCGGCTCGGCCAATGGTTCGTGGTTCACGCCGATTATTCATTATCCACAGTCTTGTCTTTTAGGAATCGGGAAAGTTGAGAAAAAACCGGTGGTCGTCGATGATTCGATTGAGATTGCTTCTGTGATGCCGCTGTCTCTTACTTACGATCACCGTCTTATTGATGGGATGATGGCTCAACACGCCTTAAATGAATGTCAAACGTACTTGTCTGAACCGGATTGGCTGCTTGTTATGTGA
- a CDS encoding SDR family oxidoreductase: protein MVTKQQTTLPPQHQTRQPGLQTEMNPQPITIKDTYKGSGKLENRVAIISGGDSGIGRAVAVHFAKEGADVAILYLNEHEDAEETKRLVEQEGKRCLAIAGDIGDETFCKEAVKQTIKAFGKLDIVVNNAAEQHPQPNFLNITAAQLEKTFRTNVFGYFFLTKAALPHLKNGSAIINTASVTAYEGNEQLIDYSATKGAIVAFTRSLAKALVGQGIRVNGVAPGPIWTPLIPSTFQSEQVAAFGANTPMKRPGQPSEVAPCYVFLASDESSYMTGQMLHVNGGKFISD from the coding sequence ATGGTCACGAAGCAACAAACGACGCTGCCGCCGCAACACCAGACGCGCCAGCCGGGCCTGCAAACGGAGATGAACCCGCAGCCGATCACCATCAAAGACACCTATAAAGGAAGCGGCAAGCTCGAAAACAGAGTCGCCATCATCAGCGGCGGCGACAGCGGCATCGGCCGGGCGGTCGCCGTCCATTTCGCCAAAGAAGGGGCCGATGTCGCCATTTTGTATTTGAACGAACACGAGGACGCCGAGGAAACAAAACGGCTTGTCGAACAGGAAGGAAAACGGTGCTTGGCCATCGCCGGCGACATCGGCGATGAAACGTTTTGCAAAGAGGCGGTGAAACAAACAATCAAAGCGTTCGGCAAGCTCGATATCGTCGTCAATAACGCCGCTGAACAGCACCCACAGCCGAACTTTCTCAACATCACCGCCGCGCAGCTGGAAAAAACGTTTCGCACGAACGTATTCGGCTACTTTTTCCTAACGAAAGCGGCGCTCCCGCACTTAAAAAACGGAAGCGCCATTATCAACACCGCTTCGGTCACCGCCTACGAAGGAAACGAACAGCTCATCGACTACTCGGCGACAAAAGGCGCAATCGTCGCGTTCACCCGCTCGCTCGCCAAAGCGCTCGTTGGGCAAGGCATCCGCGTCAATGGCGTCGCCCCAGGCCCGATTTGGACGCCGCTCATCCCCTCCACCTTTCAAAGTGAGCAAGTCGCCGCATTCGGCGCCAACACCCCGATGAAACGGCCCGGCCAGCCGAGCGAAGTCGCCCCGTGCTACGTCTTTTTGGCGAGCGACGAATCGTCGTACATGACCGGGCAAATGCTTCATGTAAATGGCGGCAAGTTCATCAGCGATTGA